A DNA window from Sphingopyxis macrogoltabida contains the following coding sequences:
- a CDS encoding isovaleryl-CoA dehydrogenase: MRATPDFDFALGENADMIRDTTARFADEQIAPLADKADREDWFPRDELWTQMGELGLHGITVEEEWGGLNLGYLEHVIAVEEVSRASGAIGLSYGAHSNLCVNQIRRWGNAEQKAKYLPKLISGEHVGSLAMSEAGAGSDVVSMKLKAEQKGDRFVLNGTKFWITNATCADTLVVYAKTSPEAGSRGITAFLIEKDMPGFSIGQKIDKVGMRGSPTAELVFADCEVPAEQVMGPENGGVGVLMSGLDYERVVLAGLQLGIMQACLDTVIPYVRERKQFGKPIGSFQLMQAKVADMYVALQSARSYVYNVAKACDAGQTTRFDAAGCILLASESAVKVAGEAIQALGGAGYTKDWPVERFWRDAKLLDIGAGTNEIRRMLIGRELIGAGA; this comes from the coding sequence ATGCGCGCTACCCCCGATTTCGACTTCGCCCTCGGTGAAAATGCCGACATGATCCGCGACACGACCGCCCGTTTCGCGGACGAACAGATCGCGCCGCTGGCCGACAAGGCCGACCGTGAGGACTGGTTCCCGCGCGACGAACTGTGGACGCAGATGGGCGAGCTCGGCCTGCACGGCATTACCGTCGAGGAAGAATGGGGCGGTCTCAACCTCGGCTATCTCGAACATGTCATCGCGGTCGAGGAAGTGTCGCGGGCGAGCGGCGCGATCGGCCTCTCCTACGGCGCGCATTCGAACCTGTGCGTCAATCAGATACGCCGCTGGGGCAATGCCGAACAGAAGGCGAAATATCTGCCCAAGCTGATCTCGGGCGAGCATGTCGGCAGCCTCGCGATGTCGGAAGCTGGCGCCGGCAGCGACGTCGTGTCGATGAAGCTGAAGGCGGAGCAGAAGGGCGACCGCTTCGTCCTCAACGGCACCAAATTCTGGATCACCAACGCGACCTGCGCCGATACGCTGGTCGTCTATGCCAAGACGAGCCCCGAGGCGGGATCGCGCGGCATCACTGCCTTCCTGATCGAGAAGGACATGCCGGGCTTCAGCATCGGGCAAAAGATCGACAAGGTCGGGATGCGCGGTTCGCCGACCGCCGAGCTCGTTTTCGCCGACTGCGAAGTGCCCGCCGAGCAGGTCATGGGACCCGAGAACGGCGGCGTCGGCGTGCTGATGTCGGGGCTGGACTATGAGCGCGTCGTGCTCGCCGGGCTCCAGCTCGGCATCATGCAGGCCTGCCTCGATACGGTCATCCCCTATGTTCGCGAACGTAAGCAGTTCGGCAAGCCGATCGGGTCGTTCCAGCTCATGCAGGCGAAAGTCGCCGACATGTATGTCGCGCTCCAGTCGGCGCGCTCTTATGTCTATAATGTCGCCAAGGCTTGCGACGCCGGACAGACGACGCGCTTCGACGCCGCGGGCTGCATCCTGCTCGCCAGCGAGAGCGCGGTGAAGGTAGCGGGCGAAGCGATCCAGGCACTGGGCGGCGCGGGCTATACCAAGGACTGGCCGGTCGAACGTTTCTGGCGCGATGCCAAGTTGCTCGACATCGGTGCGGGGACGAACGAGATCCGCCGCATGCTGATCGGCCGCGAACTGATCGGCGCCGGCGCGTGA
- a CDS encoding LysR family transcriptional regulator: MIKRTHIRQFLAVVDAGSFTQAALRIRVTQPALSTGIAELEKLVGTPLFIRNRRQIRLTEAGGRFLPIARDLERGFHAADRFGRSADGDATGLKLGTIRSAPGELLQALATVLRPGFAIELAESTESDLRSAVGSGRVNMALLPLRPDERGPHILPLYEEPLTMFVATDHPLAGRVEVAPEELAAETMIARRSCEFLDATSRFFTRHGVRPRFALRSDSDDRCLRMVAAGVGITTAPVSLAIEGIVPLKVAGYDFRRELGLILDPAWAALPEVEPRLAHGLETIASIAADWREMKVEGAA; the protein is encoded by the coding sequence ATGATAAAGCGCACCCATATCCGCCAGTTCCTCGCCGTCGTCGATGCCGGCAGTTTCACGCAGGCCGCGCTGCGCATCCGGGTGACCCAGCCGGCGCTGTCGACCGGCATCGCCGAACTCGAAAAGCTCGTTGGCACGCCGCTGTTCATCCGCAACCGCCGCCAGATCCGGCTGACCGAGGCGGGCGGACGCTTCCTGCCGATTGCGCGCGACCTCGAACGCGGGTTTCACGCCGCCGACCGCTTCGGCCGTAGCGCCGACGGCGACGCCACCGGGCTCAAGCTCGGCACGATCCGCTCGGCGCCCGGCGAGTTGCTGCAGGCGCTTGCCACCGTGCTTCGTCCTGGCTTTGCCATCGAGCTGGCCGAAAGCACCGAATCCGACCTGCGTTCGGCGGTCGGTAGCGGCCGCGTCAACATGGCGCTTTTGCCGCTCCGCCCCGATGAGCGCGGGCCGCATATCCTGCCGCTTTACGAAGAGCCGCTGACAATGTTCGTCGCGACCGACCACCCGCTCGCGGGCCGGGTCGAGGTCGCACCCGAAGAACTGGCGGCCGAGACCATGATCGCGCGCCGGTCGTGCGAATTTCTCGATGCGACGAGCCGGTTCTTCACGCGCCACGGCGTCCGTCCGCGCTTTGCGCTGCGCAGCGACAGCGACGACCGCTGCCTGCGCATGGTTGCCGCCGGGGTCGGTATCACCACGGCGCCGGTGTCGCTGGCGATCGAGGGCATCGTTCCGCTGAAAGTTGCGGGTTACGACTTCCGTCGCGAGCTGGGGTTGATCCTCGACCCGGCCTGGGCCGCGCTTCCCGAGGTCGAGCCGCGGCTGGCGCATGGCCTGGAAACGATTGCCAGCATCGCCGCCGACTGGCGCGAGATGAAAGTCGAAGGGGCGGCCTGA
- the cysD gene encoding sulfate adenylyltransferase subunit CysD, producing the protein MGRASRGRAAAGAWPGNDCQHRRRLARDESRRGGLTLRWAGGHKSGLQRQKPIQLARRHERRQGRDMTDTLTHLDRLEAESIHIMREVLADAVKPVMLYSVGKDSAVMLHLARKAFYPSPPPFPLLHVDTTWKFQAMYDLRDRMAAESGMELIVYQNPEAKARGINPFDHGPLHTDMWKTEGLKQALDLHGFDVAFGGARRDEEKSRAKERIFSFRTASHGWDPKKQRPELWNLYNARKAKGESIRVFPISNWTELDIWQYIARENIPIVPLYFAAPRPTVERDGLLLMVDDDRFPLNEGEVPVQRSVRFRTLGCYPLTGAVESEATTLSEVIQEMLLTTTSERQGRIIDKDGGDASMEKKKQEGYF; encoded by the coding sequence CTGGGCCGCGCTTCCCGAGGTCGAGCCGCGGCTGGCGCATGGCCTGGAAACGATTGCCAGCATCGCCGCCGACTGGCGCGAGATGAAAGTCGAAGGGGCGGCCTGACCCTGCGGTGGGCAGGGGGCCACAAGTCTGGCTTGCAGCGCCAAAAGCCCATACAGCTTGCCCGCCGACATGAGCGGCGGCAAGGGCGGGACATGACCGATACGCTGACCCATTTGGACCGTCTTGAGGCGGAGAGCATCCATATCATGCGCGAAGTGCTGGCGGATGCTGTGAAGCCCGTGATGCTGTACAGTGTTGGCAAGGACAGTGCGGTGATGCTGCATCTGGCGCGCAAGGCCTTTTATCCTTCGCCGCCGCCGTTTCCGCTGCTGCACGTCGACACGACGTGGAAGTTTCAGGCGATGTATGACCTCCGCGACCGGATGGCGGCCGAAAGCGGCATGGAGCTGATCGTCTACCAGAACCCCGAGGCGAAGGCGCGGGGGATCAACCCGTTCGACCATGGTCCGCTGCACACCGACATGTGGAAGACCGAGGGTCTGAAACAGGCGCTCGACCTCCACGGCTTCGACGTCGCTTTCGGCGGCGCACGGCGCGACGAGGAAAAGAGCCGCGCGAAGGAGCGCATCTTCTCTTTCCGCACCGCAAGTCACGGCTGGGACCCGAAGAAGCAACGGCCCGAACTGTGGAACCTCTACAATGCAAGGAAAGCGAAGGGCGAAAGCATCCGCGTCTTTCCGATCTCCAACTGGACCGAGCTCGACATCTGGCAATATATCGCGCGCGAGAATATCCCGATCGTGCCGCTCTACTTCGCCGCGCCGCGCCCGACGGTGGAGCGCGACGGCCTGCTGCTGATGGTCGACGACGATCGCTTTCCGCTCAACGAAGGCGAGGTGCCGGTTCAGCGCTCGGTGCGTTTCCGCACGCTCGGTTGCTATCCGCTCACCGGCGCGGTCGAGAGCGAAGCGACGACGCTCAGCGAAGTCATCCAGGAAATGCTCCTTACGACCACCAGCGAGCGGCAGGGCCGCATCATCGACAAGGACGGTGGCGACGCCAGCATGGAGAAGAAGAAGCAGGAGGGGTATTTTTGA
- the cysN gene encoding sulfate adenylyltransferase subunit CysN encodes MTKTSTDPVYVTDALIAEDIDAYLEQHQQKSLLRFITCGSVDDGKSTLIGRLLYDSKMIFEDQLAALEADSKRVGTQGQEIDFALLVDGLAAEREQGITIDVAYRFFTTEKRKFIVADTPGHEQYTRNMVTGASTADLAVILIDARKGVLTQTRRHSFLAHLIGIRHIVLAVNKMDLVDYDKTVFERILLSYRAFASEIGITNFTAIPISGFKGDNITALSDNTPWYKGPALIEHLESVEVGSAADEAKPFRMAVQWVNRPNLDFRGFSGQLASGKVRPGDAVRILPSGKTTAVARIVTLDGDLNEAVAGQSVTLTLADEVDCSRGDVIAATDNPPEAADQFEATLVWMADEAMIPGRAYWLKLATQSVSATVQAPKYEINVNTLDHLAAKTLDLNGIGVVELSTDKPITFEAYGDNRTSPNKVLGGFILIDKLTNATVAAGMLHFSLRRAQNVHWQATDIDRDMRAGLKNQRPALLWFTGLSGSGKSTIANLVEKKLHRMNRHSFLLDGDNVRHGLNRDLGFTEADRIENIRRVGEVAKLMTDAGLIVITAFISPFKAEREMVRAMLPEGEFIEIFVDTPLAEAEKRDVKGLYKKARAGQLKNFTGIDSPYEAPENPEIRIDTTNMTPDEAANLIVDRLLG; translated from the coding sequence ATGACCAAAACATCTACCGATCCCGTCTATGTCACCGACGCGCTGATTGCCGAGGATATCGACGCCTATCTCGAACAGCATCAGCAAAAGTCGCTGCTGCGCTTCATCACCTGCGGCTCGGTCGACGACGGCAAATCGACGCTGATCGGACGGCTGCTCTACGACAGCAAGATGATCTTCGAGGACCAGCTGGCGGCCTTGGAGGCCGACAGCAAGCGCGTCGGCACGCAGGGGCAGGAGATCGACTTCGCGCTGCTCGTCGACGGCCTCGCCGCCGAGCGCGAGCAGGGGATCACGATCGACGTCGCCTACCGCTTCTTCACCACCGAAAAGCGCAAGTTCATCGTCGCCGACACCCCGGGGCACGAACAATATACGCGCAACATGGTGACCGGCGCTTCGACCGCCGACCTCGCGGTCATCCTGATCGACGCGCGCAAGGGCGTGCTGACCCAGACGCGGCGCCACAGCTTCCTCGCCCATCTGATCGGCATCCGGCATATCGTACTCGCGGTGAACAAGATGGACCTTGTCGATTACGACAAGACGGTGTTCGAGCGCATCCTGCTCTCCTACCGCGCCTTCGCGAGCGAGATCGGCATCACGAACTTCACCGCGATCCCGATCTCGGGGTTCAAGGGCGACAATATCACCGCGCTGTCGGACAATACGCCCTGGTACAAGGGGCCGGCGCTGATCGAGCATCTGGAAAGCGTCGAGGTCGGCAGCGCCGCCGACGAAGCGAAGCCCTTCCGCATGGCGGTGCAGTGGGTCAACCGCCCCAACCTCGACTTCCGCGGCTTCTCGGGCCAGCTCGCGAGCGGCAAGGTCAGGCCGGGCGACGCGGTGCGTATCCTGCCCAGCGGCAAGACGACGGCCGTTGCCCGCATCGTCACGCTGGACGGCGACCTCAACGAGGCTGTCGCGGGCCAGTCGGTCACGCTGACGCTCGCCGACGAGGTCGACTGCTCGCGCGGCGACGTCATCGCCGCGACCGACAATCCGCCCGAGGCGGCCGACCAGTTCGAGGCGACTTTGGTGTGGATGGCCGACGAGGCAATGATCCCCGGGCGCGCCTATTGGCTGAAGCTCGCGACGCAGAGCGTCTCGGCGACGGTGCAGGCACCGAAGTACGAGATCAACGTCAACACGCTCGATCATCTCGCGGCGAAGACGCTCGACCTCAACGGCATCGGCGTCGTCGAGCTGTCGACCGACAAGCCGATCACCTTCGAGGCCTATGGCGACAACAGGACAAGCCCAAACAAGGTGTTGGGCGGCTTCATCCTGATCGACAAGCTGACCAACGCGACCGTCGCGGCGGGCATGCTGCACTTCAGCCTGCGCCGGGCGCAGAATGTCCACTGGCAGGCGACCGACATCGACCGCGACATGCGCGCGGGCCTCAAGAACCAGCGTCCCGCGCTGCTCTGGTTCACCGGGCTCTCGGGCTCGGGCAAGTCGACGATCGCCAACCTCGTCGAGAAGAAGCTGCACCGGATGAACCGCCACAGCTTCCTCCTCGACGGCGACAATGTCCGCCACGGGCTGAACCGCGATCTCGGCTTCACCGAGGCCGACCGGATCGAGAATATCCGCCGCGTCGGCGAGGTGGCGAAGCTGATGACCGACGCCGGGCTGATCGTCATCACCGCGTTCATCAGCCCGTTCAAGGCCGAGCGCGAGATGGTCCGCGCGATGCTGCCCGAGGGCGAGTTTATCGAGATCTTCGTCGACACCCCGCTCGCCGAAGCCGAGAAGCGCGACGTCAAGGGCCTCTACAAGAAAGCCCGCGCCGGACAGCTCAAAAACTTCACCGGCATCGACAGCCCATACGAGGCGCCCGAAAACCCCGAAATCCGCATCGATACCACCAACATGACACCCGATGAAGCCGCTAACCTCATCGTCGACAGGCTGCTGGGATGA
- a CDS encoding 3'(2'),5'-bisphosphate nucleotidase CysQ encodes MSAAMDDAALAAHLAETAGRILLTVRDSGLFAGKALGKAGDQVANQFLIDALREQRPDDGVLSEESKDTPDRLTKSRVWIVDPLDGTREYGEGRADWAVHVALAIDGVARVGAVALPGLDVTLTSGAPVALQPANTPPKMLVSRTRPAAEAVFVAEKLGAELVPMGSAGAKAMAVVRGEADIYLHTGGQYEWDNCAPAAVAAAAGLHVSRADGSPLRYNNADTYLPDLLICRKELADEVLRFAAEYSPD; translated from the coding sequence ATGAGCGCCGCCATGGACGATGCTGCGCTCGCCGCGCATCTCGCCGAAACCGCGGGGCGCATCCTGCTCACGGTGCGCGACTCCGGGCTCTTCGCGGGCAAGGCGCTCGGCAAGGCCGGCGACCAGGTCGCCAACCAGTTCCTGATCGACGCGCTGCGCGAACAGCGACCCGATGACGGCGTCCTCTCCGAGGAGAGCAAGGATACCCCTGATCGCCTTACCAAAAGCCGCGTGTGGATCGTCGACCCGCTCGACGGCACCCGCGAATATGGCGAAGGCCGTGCCGACTGGGCCGTGCATGTCGCACTCGCGATCGACGGGGTCGCGCGGGTTGGTGCTGTGGCCTTGCCCGGCCTCGATGTAACGCTGACGTCGGGGGCTCCCGTCGCGCTCCAGCCCGCTAATACGCCGCCGAAAATGCTGGTCAGCCGTACGCGCCCCGCCGCCGAAGCGGTCTTCGTCGCCGAAAAGCTCGGCGCCGAACTCGTGCCGATGGGGTCGGCGGGAGCCAAGGCGATGGCGGTCGTGCGCGGCGAGGCCGATATCTACCTTCACACCGGCGGCCAATATGAGTGGGACAATTGCGCGCCCGCCGCGGTTGCCGCGGCCGCCGGGCTTCACGTCAGCCGCGCCGACGGCTCGCCGCTCCGCTACAACAATGCCGATACCTATCTGCCCGACCTGCTGATCTGCCGGAAGGAACTGGCCGATGAAGTGTTGCGGTTCGCGGCGGAATATTCACCGGACTGA
- a CDS encoding zinc-binding dehydrogenase, which produces MTDLPDTNLVMLTLVKPEGQLEVSLERRPMPQPKPHEVLVKVLAAPINPSDLGLLFGGADMTTAQASTRDGLPVLTADVPPAGMRAMSGRVGEAMAIGNEGCGLVVKVGDSPEAQALLGKTVALLGGEMYAEYRCLPVQMVMPLPDGTDPADGASCFVNPLTSLAFTETMRMENHSAIVHTAAASNLGQMLVKICAKDGIPLVNIVRSDAQVEILKAIGAKYIVNSSTDDFMERLVDAIVETGATLGFDATGGGKLAGQVLTAMEAAAVKRMTSYSRYGSDTFKQVYIYGALDLSPTTFSARSFGLTWALGGFLLTPFMAKAGMEVVGRMRKRVVDELTTTFKSHYSHEISLAEALDIDTAQAYNAKRTGEKYLLKPHG; this is translated from the coding sequence ATGACCGACCTGCCTGATACCAACCTTGTCATGCTGACACTGGTGAAGCCCGAAGGGCAGCTCGAAGTCTCGCTCGAGCGGCGGCCGATGCCGCAGCCCAAGCCGCACGAGGTGCTGGTGAAGGTGCTCGCGGCGCCGATCAACCCGTCCGACTTGGGCCTGCTGTTCGGTGGTGCCGACATGACGACAGCGCAGGCATCGACGCGCGACGGCCTCCCCGTGCTCACTGCCGATGTCCCGCCCGCGGGAATGCGCGCGATGAGCGGCCGTGTCGGCGAGGCCATGGCGATTGGCAACGAAGGCTGCGGGCTGGTCGTGAAGGTCGGCGATTCACCGGAGGCGCAGGCGCTGCTCGGCAAGACCGTCGCGCTGCTCGGCGGCGAAATGTACGCCGAATATCGCTGCCTGCCCGTGCAGATGGTGATGCCGCTTCCCGACGGCACCGACCCAGCCGACGGTGCCTCCTGCTTCGTCAATCCGCTCACTTCGCTGGCTTTCACCGAGACGATGCGAATGGAGAACCACAGCGCGATCGTCCACACCGCCGCGGCATCGAATCTCGGCCAGATGCTCGTCAAGATCTGCGCCAAGGATGGCATCCCGCTCGTCAACATCGTCCGCAGCGACGCGCAGGTCGAGATACTGAAGGCCATCGGCGCGAAATATATCGTCAACAGCAGCACCGACGATTTCATGGAGCGGCTGGTCGACGCAATCGTCGAAACGGGGGCCACACTCGGTTTCGATGCGACCGGCGGCGGCAAGCTCGCCGGGCAGGTGCTGACCGCGATGGAAGCCGCGGCGGTCAAGCGGATGACGAGCTACAGCCGCTACGGCTCGGACACGTTCAAGCAGGTCTATATCTATGGCGCGCTCGACCTGTCGCCGACGACCTTCTCGGCGCGCAGCTTTGGCCTGACCTGGGCGCTCGGCGGGTTCCTGCTGACGCCCTTCATGGCCAAGGCGGGCATGGAGGTCGTGGGCCGGATGCGCAAGCGGGTCGTCGATGAACTGACGACAACGTTCAAAAGCCACTACAGCCACGAAATCTCGCTGGCCGAGGCGCTGGATATCGACACGGCGCAGGCCTATAATGCCAAACGCACCGGCGAGAAATATCTGCTCAAGCCGCACGGCTGA
- a CDS encoding cell wall hydrolase, which produces MRPEGDPVTLPLWRERSGWLFVLLTAVAIALVLYLSGQTGGGGVATRPHPVAPPADIVPDVLPMELAPVTEDDARAANAKIPLITKDFATPRPFVYAGDGDARSRARDCLAAAMLYEAGDDSKGQLAVGQVIINRARHPAFPKSICGVVFQGSERSTGCQFTFTCDGALSRRYSDAAWTRAQVNADMMMSGLTYPAVGLATHYHTDWVRPYWSDSLEKIAIVDTHLFFRWPGYWGTPGAFRGAVSGSDGPIAKMAALSPLHALALGVAPTELAGVDANAALGEAKVIAGAGEAAGRDTIYVALDRKAAPESFVTTALRLCGDKPYCKFMGWTNPTLKPDSDAMSDMQRAAMTFSYLRDDKAGFEKALWNCSEYKRDDARQCMKR; this is translated from the coding sequence ATGCGCCCCGAGGGCGATCCGGTGACGTTGCCATTGTGGCGCGAACGGTCGGGCTGGCTGTTCGTGCTGCTGACGGCTGTCGCGATCGCGCTGGTGCTGTACCTTAGCGGCCAGACCGGCGGCGGCGGTGTGGCGACGCGCCCGCATCCGGTCGCGCCTCCCGCCGATATCGTCCCCGATGTGCTGCCGATGGAGCTGGCGCCCGTCACCGAGGATGATGCGCGCGCAGCCAATGCAAAAATCCCTCTGATAACCAAGGATTTTGCGACGCCCCGCCCCTTCGTCTATGCCGGCGATGGCGATGCACGCAGCCGCGCTCGCGACTGTCTGGCGGCGGCGATGCTTTACGAGGCGGGCGACGACAGCAAGGGGCAGCTCGCGGTAGGCCAGGTCATCATCAACCGCGCGCGTCATCCCGCCTTTCCCAAGTCGATTTGCGGCGTCGTCTTCCAGGGTTCCGAACGCAGCACCGGTTGCCAGTTCACCTTCACCTGCGACGGCGCACTCAGCCGCCGCTATTCTGATGCGGCGTGGACGCGCGCGCAGGTCAATGCCGACATGATGATGTCGGGCCTCACCTACCCCGCCGTCGGGCTTGCCACCCATTATCACACCGACTGGGTCCGCCCGTACTGGAGCGACAGCCTCGAAAAGATCGCGATCGTCGATACGCACCTGTTCTTCCGCTGGCCGGGATATTGGGGAACGCCCGGCGCGTTCCGCGGCGCCGTGTCCGGAAGCGATGGCCCGATCGCCAAGATGGCGGCGCTTTCGCCGCTCCACGCGCTGGCGCTGGGAGTTGCGCCTACCGAGCTTGCGGGCGTTGATGCCAATGCCGCACTCGGCGAGGCCAAGGTGATCGCCGGTGCGGGCGAAGCCGCGGGCCGCGACACCATCTATGTCGCGCTCGACCGCAAGGCGGCACCCGAAAGCTTCGTCACCACCGCGCTGCGCCTCTGCGGCGACAAGCCCTATTGCAAGTTCATGGGCTGGACCAACCCGACACTGAAACCCGACAGCGATGCGATGAGCGACATGCAGCGCGCCGCGATGACCTTTTCCTATCTCCGCGACGACAAGGCAGGGTTCGAAAAGGCGCTGTGGAACTGCAGTGAATATAAGCGCGACGATGCGCGGCAGTGTATGAAACGCTGA
- the cysK gene encoding cysteine synthase A, translating into MKANSILDTIGNTPHIRVAKLFPDAEVWVKSERSNPGGSIKDRIGLAMIEAAEKDGSLKPGGTIVEPTSGNTGIGLAMAAAVKGYKLVLVMPESMSVERRRLMLAYGATFDLTPREKGMKGAIERAIELVETTPGAWMPQQFENEANIEVHVRTTGPEIYEDFKDTPIDVLITGVGTGGHITGTAQFLKQHWPNLKVFAVEPEASPVISGGQPAPHPIQGIGAGFIPRNLHTDLLDGVIKVDAAAAKDFARRTATEEGMLVGISSGATLAAIAQKLAELPAGSRVLGFNYDTGERYLSVPDFLPEI; encoded by the coding sequence ATGAAAGCCAATTCGATCCTCGATACCATCGGGAACACGCCGCACATTCGCGTCGCAAAGCTGTTCCCCGACGCCGAAGTCTGGGTGAAGTCGGAACGCAGCAATCCCGGCGGGTCGATCAAGGATCGCATCGGGCTGGCGATGATCGAGGCCGCCGAAAAGGACGGCAGCCTGAAGCCCGGCGGTACTATCGTCGAGCCGACGTCGGGGAACACCGGCATCGGCCTCGCGATGGCTGCGGCGGTCAAGGGTTACAAGCTGGTGCTCGTCATGCCCGAAAGCATGTCGGTCGAACGCCGCCGGTTGATGCTTGCCTATGGCGCGACGTTCGACCTGACCCCGCGCGAAAAGGGCATGAAGGGCGCGATCGAACGCGCGATCGAACTGGTCGAGACGACGCCCGGCGCATGGATGCCGCAGCAGTTCGAGAACGAAGCCAATATCGAGGTCCACGTCCGCACCACCGGCCCCGAAATCTATGAGGATTTCAAGGACACGCCGATCGACGTATTGATCACCGGAGTGGGTACCGGCGGCCATATCACCGGCACGGCACAGTTCCTGAAGCAGCATTGGCCGAACCTGAAAGTGTTTGCGGTCGAGCCGGAAGCATCGCCGGTCATCTCCGGCGGACAGCCCGCGCCGCACCCGATCCAGGGTATCGGTGCAGGCTTCATTCCGCGCAACCTGCACACCGATCTGCTCGACGGCGTGATCAAGGTCGACGCGGCCGCCGCAAAGGATTTCGCACGCCGCACCGCGACCGAGGAAGGCATGCTGGTCGGCATTTCGTCGGGCGCGACGCTCGCCGCGATTGCGCAGAAGCTCGCCGAACTGCCGGCAGGGAGCCGGGTGCTCGGGTTCAACTATGACACCGGCGAGCGTTACCTGTCGGTTCCCGATTTCCTTCCCGAGATCTGA
- a CDS encoding RBBP9/YdeN family alpha/beta hydrolase gives MHSSTIDHKILTIPGLYNSGPNHWQSLWEQKFGACERIELGNWNDPDRDEWVGQIAAAMSAESEPVLIAAHSLGCHAFAHWFAQASDFARARIAGALLVAPPELSQLRRDNRATSFADSPSFTSQTPMIVVASDNDPYAKTSHVWRLSRQWDARFVNAGPFGHINADSGIGDWPYGQYLLASLQPAPVPALTDEALWLRAGDWPNRVRRDPRFEFKERAHRS, from the coding sequence ATGCACAGTTCGACAATCGACCATAAAATCCTGACGATACCGGGGCTCTACAACAGCGGCCCGAACCATTGGCAAAGCCTGTGGGAGCAAAAGTTCGGCGCTTGCGAGCGAATCGAGCTCGGCAACTGGAACGACCCCGACCGCGACGAATGGGTCGGGCAGATCGCCGCAGCGATGTCCGCCGAAAGCGAACCGGTGCTGATCGCGGCGCACAGCCTCGGCTGCCACGCCTTCGCGCACTGGTTTGCGCAGGCGAGCGATTTCGCGCGCGCGCGCATCGCCGGCGCGCTGCTGGTCGCGCCGCCCGAACTGTCACAGCTCCGGCGCGACAACCGTGCTACCAGCTTCGCCGATTCCCCCTCCTTCACGTCGCAGACGCCGATGATCGTCGTGGCGAGCGACAACGACCCTTATGCCAAGACATCGCACGTCTGGCGCCTGTCGCGGCAGTGGGACGCGCGTTTCGTCAACGCGGGACCGTTCGGCCATATCAACGCCGACTCCGGCATCGGCGATTGGCCTTATGGACAGTATCTGCTCGCATCGTTACAACCCGCGCCCGTACCGGCGCTCACGGACGAGGCGCTCTGGCTTCGTGCCGGAGACTGGCCGAACCGCGTCCGCCGCGACCCGCGGTTCGAATTCAAGGAAAGAGCGCACCGATCATGA